The stretch of DNA TATAGGCAGTCCCTATCCCTCTGAATATTGTTCCCTTGCTATGGTTGTAATAGGACCGATAGTAACTTCCGACAAAGCATATCACCCTCATCTGGTCTGACCTTTCTGTGTAGAGTGCATTGACCTCCTCAATTGGTGTATGTGCACGGACCCCGATGACAGACCAGACCTAGAGGACATTCTAACACACGACTGGCTGTCAGGACCAAACTTCTTTTAAGACACCACAAGCAGAGAGTGGAGGTAAAGTTTGACTTTTGTGTAAttagtgaataaaaaaaaaactacctgTTTCTCATTTAACTCTTTGTCTAAACCTTTGAACTAGTTTTTGGATCTCGCACCCATAACTTATGGACGTGCGTGATTATACTTTGTGTTCTCATTTAACGCTTAACACATAGCAGCAGCATTCATATGaaccaactgttttttttttttttttttcaacagatTCAGAGTTGATCAGGAAAGGGTCACACCACAAGTGAAGCTACTCTTTGACACCAGCATTcactagaccaccaggaccTTGAGTTCCACTAGGCCACCAGGACCTTGAGttccactagaccaccagggcctTGAGttccactagaccaccaggaccTTGAGctccactagaccaccagggcctTGAGttccactagaccaccaggaccTTGAGttccactagaccaccaggaccTTGAGTTCCACTAGGCCACTAGGCTTTGAGTTCCGCTCTAGACCACCAGGGCCTTGAGTTCCGCTAGAAAACCAGGGCTCTTAATTCCTCTCTAGACCACCAGGGCCTTGAGTTCCACTAGGCCACTAGGCTTTGAGTTCCGCTCTAGACCACCAGGGCCTTGAGTTCCGCTAGAAAACCAGGGCTCTTAATTCCTCTCTAGACCACCAGGGCCTTGAGTTCCACTAGGCCACTAGGCTTTGAGTTCCTCTCTGGACCACCAGGGCCTTGAGTTCCGCTAGAAAACCAGGGCTCTTAGTTCCTCTCCAGACCACCAGGGCCTTGAGTTCCACTAGGCCACCAGGGCTTTGAGttccactagaccaccaggaccTTGAGTCCTGCTGGAGTCTTGAGTTGCACTAAACAACAGGGTCTGGGGTTTGTTTGGTGGCTGTCTTACTCCTGATAGAGTAATACAAAGAGCATGCAGGAGTGCAACTCAGTTGAACTAACGGTCATCATCTACATCATCTGCACACAACTTCAACGCAGACTCAGTGGGACGGGCTGATATATACTGGCCTTTCTCACTGGCCCTATACGAACAATCCAAAGATTTCCAAGGGCACAGGATAGGGATCGTCTCCCCAACATTGGACCTATGTTGAGCAGCAACAACATGATGATGGGATCTGGACATTTGCGTACAGATGCCTCATCCAGCATTggaattaaatacattttgtatTTAAAGATACATTTACTATTGAAGAACTTTTGTTATTCTGCATGAGGTATTATTAATTTGTATACATAAATTAGGACATAAATTCAATCATTGTTTTTTTACCAGTTTGCACATTTCTTTATTTGGCAGTTTGATTACACTAATGGGTCATAATTTGTCTAATTCACCTATGGTGCTTTACCTAGCATTTAGTCTGTTTAAAACAAAAATCTTCTCTGACATATGTTTAAGTGCAAGGGTCACCACCACTGGATGGCAGCTAAAACCCACATACACCAGTCGAGGGGACATGTGTATTTCTCCTCCACTAGGTGTCAATAAAGCCTGGGAAGATTGTTTTCACAGAGCTATTTTAAGGTATTATCTGACGTAGTATACACTTTGCACTGTGAAACAGGTGTATGCTGAGAatatttcattttcttcagacacCATGAGGTCTGGATTAATGGAGGTGAGACGATTTATTCAGGCTGTCAACTTTGATGTAAATAGCAGCTAGGATTTTAAAAACATCAGTAGCTTGGTTGGGTTGTCTTCATATGGCCTACTTCTTCTCAGTTGTGTAGCAATGACTACCCACAGATGGTGGCTTATGATGTAATTTGTTTTCCATGCATAATCAGGTGTTCAGGTGTTCAATCAGCTTTAGACTGACTATGAGGGTCTATTTTACTGTAATGATGAGTGAATATTGTAAATAATTCCACACTAGTCGTTGGCTAAAACAGATTTGTATGGCCCCTGAGAATGATGCTGTTTACAGAGTATGATTCTAATGAAGTGAGGAATCAGAATGTATAGACAATTGCAGCCAAAATACAGAACTTTTACTGTGCAAATTCAACAAACATCTTTTATAAAACCAATACAAAATGTAGTGCAAGTTCAGGTAGGCAATATGAAAGAAATGAGACTTAAGTGAAGAGATCATTTGCAATAATACTTGATTACTTttaaaaattgaaaataaaacCTTTCTATATAAACCTCACTATACTCTGTCAAACAAGCCTATCAGAAGCATTGGCTATAGGCAACTGATGATGAGTCAGGATCATGTCTAACTAGACAGCTGCTACCTGTTTAATTTCAGCGACTACTATTAAGTAAAGATGAATGAAGATCATAGGGTCCATACGGTAACAATAAAACAGTAAACAATCAATGTAATAACTAAGTACTATACAAATTATAACGCTGTGATGCAGACTgcaccttctctctcactcacctgtGCTTGTGAGGTTCAGGTCCgatttaaatgtttttcctgTTATCTCTGCGCTCGAGCAATCGTAGTGAATTCCTGGCGGCTTTGCGAGGGTACAAAACTAGCTCTCATAGTTGTTAGGGCATATTTAGCAGTATAGATAGATTAGCAGCAGCAGAAAGGCAGTTCCACTATCTATCATAATCTTGCATCCTATCATGTATGATGGAGTCTCGAAGAACAGCGGCGTGAACAATATAGCCTCTATGCATGACTGTCTGTGACCACACTATAGCATTAACCACAGGAAGACAGACCTGAAGGTGATATGAAAAACACTAATACACTTGCTAATAGCACTGAGTGAGCAGCCTCAAACAAACACTATTGCTATTACAGTACTTCTGTCTATTGCAACAACAGTACAGGTTCATGACCCTAAGAGAAGTCATATGATGGACACTTCATCTTCCACAATTTACCAGAACAGATGCTTCCATCTGCTACCATTATTATCACATGCTTTTTTGTCACTTAAACAAGGCGATTTCTCTGCCACCTTCTTAGTTTGGCAATATCCAGCTTTACTCTCAAAAAAGAACATGGACCACCACGACCCAAAATAGACTATAACACTACAGTCAGTTTGATGGGAATTCTGATTTGAAGTTGAACTGATCAAATCCTTTCATGCTTAGTGTAAACAGGACCTGTCAGAAACAGCATGGTTTCATTACACCTCATTGTTCAAGCActgcaacacacgcacacacgcacacacacacacacacacacacacacacacacacattgtgctaTTTCACATGAAATAATGCCGTAACAAACAAGTGAGCTAAAAGAAAAGGTCAATcaattatgttttaaaataaaaatagctTTTGTTTATCATACACATTTTTTCCATCATACtgcatatttttatttatttagtcaaATTCCAATTTTCATGTCATTGAATTAATGCCATTTATATATTTGTCATACCCATCAAATCATTTTGACAAATAAAAATGGTGTCGCTATGGTGTAATAGATGTtatgcttcaagtttcatgtaTTTCAAAATTGTGTATGAAAAGattcaaaaaaatattttcagcagCAAGCATTGTATTGAAAAATCCAATCATATTTAGTTGAATGGAAGTGCAACTGAACATTACAAGATGCTAATGTGTTTTTGTGATATATTCAGCAATTTCCCTAAATGATTTGATGTTACATTTTCTGATGCATAATGctttcaataaatatatatgaaCCTACCAGTAGGCCTGTAGTGACTATTCATTCAACAGTTCGCCCTCTGCTGgtgttgcatgttttttttctgtggagGAGAAAATCAGACAGTTAGTAAAAGATGTGTCTCATCCAAAGTCATGATGATTCTCATTTGTAAaatgttaggcctactgtaggctacataattgGACATTGTGACAATTCTACAGAATATATAAAATGATCAGATTGAGGTTTGTGGATCTTTTTCTAATTTATGATGGTCTGGGGAGAGTGGATGGCTATAATAAATCTCCAATAGCCTACACTTGAGGCTATTGTTAACAAGAGATAAGTAGCCTAACATGACAAGCTAGGCTTTATGAGGCTCTGATGTtttccaacagcataaaatgCATTTGTAAAAACTTCCGGACATTTTTGGACCTGATAAAGAAAAAATGTTAAACGTGAGGGAAGAATAACATTTGTACGTGCCAACATTTAACAGCGTTAAATGCCTGATGGACCTACAataaacgtagcctacatagcacactgtaggcctacatgagacaAGTCTATCGAATACCAAAAGACGTTGCCAAGCGATGATTATTCGTtcataaagattctagaacgTTCTGCCATAGAATTCACAAAGTAACAACTTTACTCATTCCATGGATTGCGCTGATCAGTTCACACGTATTTTCATAATTGTCTCATCTCTAGTATTGACATGCCATTTCGAAAACGTAGAAAAACGTATCCAGGTAAGTAGAAATTAATTACAAACTAATCGACAtgttattatatattttattatttatttacagtcaTTTGATAGATATTATTTAAAtaattgattcattcattctcatttAGCTAGGgcattagcctacctgttaCCTATCCACGTGTTTGATATTGCCACTGTGGTTAGGATTAAGTTATGTTTAAGGCCTTATAACTGGCCAATTTCAAAAGCCTTAACGCTGACAGTTTCTCAAAGCCTTGCAAATATACACCAGCCCATTTTAAAGTCCCCAAAATgaattagcctactgtagcagTAAAATATCCCAATATTATCCAACTAAATAGCCCATGAATATCATAAAACCAATTCACCATAGGTGATCATTGATATGTGCCACTGTTATCTGCTTGCTTTAGCTAAAACTAAGCTGGTACAAGGCCTGAAGCCTGCCACCAGTTACCCAGATCAATCCAGCCCAAGGCTTGCGGCCACCTCAGACTCGACCTGCCAGGCCAGTCAGAGTAGCCTCAAGGACCAGGAGGTAAACAGCAGGAAGAGGCCCAGTCAGTACTGCCCACTGCCACAGCCTGCACTGGCCAAAGCCGTGCCGAAGCGCAAGAGGCAGTTCAGTTCCGGTGAGGGAGCTGAGGTCCGGTCACCAAGGAGACCTGCTGTTCAGGCAGCTAGTGATGGTGTCTCTGCGACCTCATCAGATGCGAAGAGGAGATGCGCTGAACCCCCCCAAGGTAAGAGGTCAGGGTGAtccagctaaaaaaaaacatctgagtCAAGGTTAACTCGCGCTGGATCTCCAGACATGTGACTGAGCATGTCCATTCTCTGTGCAGCAACCTTCGCTTCCAGCTACTCAGTTGGAGAGCTGCTGGGGTCTGGAGGGTTCGGATCGGTCTATGCAGGAATAAGGAAGTCGGATGGACAAGAGGTGAGACTCTCTTCTTCCTTTATGTTTTTCATCCATAACTTAAGAGTTAGTGCAGAACTATACTATTTTTGTTTCTCCTTTTAGGTGGCCATAAAGTACATCCACAAGACTAAagcaaaaaaatacattatcatGGTAAGTATAACTTAAGCTAAATGATTTAAGTTCAAAAATACTATCCAAACACCACTTGAAAACATATACTGATATGGCTCCATAAATTCGTCTGGCTTCAGTCACCACCATCTTTCTTGCTCTCCTAAATGTTTCTACTTGCTTTTTTCCAGCATGGTGGCAGGCGTCTTCCTCTAGAGGTCGCCCtgatgactatggtctctcagCCGTCATCATGCGTTAATGTCCTGAAGCTGCTGGACTGGTTTGAAGAGCCTCTTCATTACATTCTGGTCTTGGAGCGACCCAGTCCCTGTTCCGACCTCCTTGATTTCATCAGGATTTTTGATGGACGGTTGTCAGAGATTCAAGCCAGGCAGATCATGAGGCAGGTTGTTGAAGCCCTGATTCACTGCCGCGATTGTGGTGTTTTCCACCGCGACGTGAAATCAGAAAACATCCTGGTCAACCTCATCGATTGGACAGTGAAACTGATAGACTTTGGCTGTGGGGATCTCTACCAATACAGCCCCTATTATCACTTTGCTGGTAAGTTTGCAAAATAAATACTGAACAATGAAATGTCTAAGGAGGAGATCAGTTGCAGGTATGAGATGTTCTGTCACTTTGTCCCCCCATTTCTCAGGCACCTACTGTCCACCCGAGTATTTCCTGAATGGGAGCTACGAGGCTTGCCATGCCACCACATGGTCTCTGGGAGTGCTACTCTCTGAACTGGTATGTGGTGACTTGCCATTTAACAGCAAAGGAGAGACCATTCTTGACCAGCCAGGGTTTACTGCGGGTCTGTCCAAAGGTAAGGGAGTAGTGAAAGCATCTAAAAATCTATAGGCAGTCCCTATCCCTCTGAATATTGTTCCCTTGCTATGGTTGTAATAGGACCGATAGTAACTTCCGACAAAGCATATCACCCTCATCTGGTCTGACCTTTCTGTGTAGAGTGCATTGACCTCCTCAATTGGTGTATGTGCACGGACCCCGATGACAGACCAGACCTAGAGGACATTCTAACACACGACTGGCTGTCAGGACCAAACTTCTTTTAAGACACCACAAGCAGAGAGTGGAGGTAAAGTTTGACTTTTGTGTAAttagtgaataaaaaaaaaaatacctgtTTCTCATTTAACTCTTTGTCTAAACCTTTGAACTAGTTTTTGGATCTCGCACCCATAACTTATGGACGTGCGTGATTATACTTTGTGTTCTCATTTAACGCTTAACACATAGCAGCAGCATTCATATGaaccaactgttttttttttttttttttcaacagatTCAGAGTTGATCAGGAAAGGGTCACACCACAAGTGAAGCTACTCTTTGACACCAGCATTcactagaccaccaggaccTTGAGttccactagaccaccaggaccTTGAGttccactagaccaccagggcctTGAGttccactagaccaccaggaccTTGAGCTCCGCTAGGCCACCAGGACCTTGATTTCCGCTAGACCACCAGGACCTTGAGTTCCACTAGGCCACTAGGCTTTGAGT from Sardina pilchardus chromosome 12, fSarPil1.1, whole genome shotgun sequence encodes:
- the LOC134098356 gene encoding serine/threonine-protein kinase pim-2-like, whose amino-acid sequence is MPFRKRRKTYPAKTKLVQGLKPATSYPDQSSPRLAATSDSTCQASQSSLKDQEVNSRKRPSQYCPLPQPALAKAAPKRKRQFSSATFASNYSVGELLGSGGFGSVYAGIRKSDGQEVAIKYIHKTKAKKHIIMHGGRRLPLEVALMTMVSQPSSCVNVLKLLDWFEEPLHYILVLERPSPCSDLLDFIRIFDGRLSEIQARQIMRQVVEALIHCRDCGVFHRDVKSENILVNLIDWTVKLIDFGCGDLYQYSPYYHFAGTYCPPEYFLNGSYEACHATTWSLGVLLSELVCGDLPFNSKGETILDQPGFTAGLSKAKTKLVQGLKPATSYPDQSSPRLAATSDSTCQASQSSLKDQEVNSRKRPSQYCPLPQPALAKAVPKRKRQFSSATFASSYSVGELLGSGGFGSVYAGIRKSDGQEVAIKYIHKTKAKKYIIMHGGRRLPLEVALMTMVSQPSSCVNVLKLLDWFEEPLHYILVLERPSPCSDLLDFIRIFDGRLSEIQARQIMRQVVEALIHCRDCGVFHRDVKSENILVNLIDWTVKLIDFGCGDLYQYSPYYHFAGTYCPPEYFLNGSYEACHATTWSLGVLLSELVCGDLPFNSKGETILDQPGFTAGLSKECIDLLNWCMCTDPDDRPDLEDILTHDWLSGPNFF